The Candidatus Binatus sp. DNA window GGAATCAGACCGTCGGAGACGCCCAAGATGACGGGATACAGCGGGTGGCGGGCGTGCATCAACTGGCGCGGCGTCGGAGGCTCGCTGCTGCCGCCACCAAAGAGATCGAGGTTGGCCGTCTAAACTGGCCGCCGACCGCCGCCAGTAATCTCAATGCGCATTTTCTAATTATTGGCGTTGCCCGTCCTGAAGAGGATTCTCGCGATTTTCTGCTGGTCCGGCATTAGCAACCTGCTTCTTCAGAAACCAGCCCAGCGCTGCCCCAGTTACTACAGGCGGTGTAGCTAGCGCACACGCCACAACTATTTCAATTGGAAATAGATTTCTGTCTTCTTTTGTGTCTAGAGCAACGTCGATCATTATTCCAACAACGACTCCAATCACAACTAGAGGAGCGATGAGCCAGGAATCTCGTCGAGAATACCTGACCAGCGCCAACGTAACTGGAAGCAATACCACAAGAGAAAGCAGGAAAAATCGAAGCGGTCCTCCGCCGCTTGCTCCTGGCATTCTTAGACAGATGGTCACGAACAACGCACCGCTAACCAACGCCGTTAATCTCATCGTCGATGTTCTATGGATCCGCATATCTTACTTTTTCAAACAACCCGTGATGCAATTCACAACTGTATCGTTGCACGCCCAGCAGGGCAGAATGGGCGGAATTCCGCCGTCTGTGCAAATCCATGACGACCAGTTGCACTGATGCTGCTTGTAACAATTGTCGTGAACTTTGCAGCAACCTAAGATGCAAGGGTTGTTGTTCATCGCATTGCCACCAAGAAGAGATGGAACAGTACATCTGTTGTCCTGTTGCGTAAATCCGTTCCATAGATCGCCGTTGTATTCGCTCTGCAGAGGCGGCGTGGTGTCGGGATGCGGGTCCCCACATATCTTTGTCCCCGCGGACTCTTCGGTCGGGATCAGGCCGTTCGGGAAACCCAGTATCACGGGATACAGCGGGTGGCGGCCGTGCATCAACTGGCGCGGCGTCGGAGGCTCGCTGCTGCCGCCAAAGATATCCTCGAAAAAGTTCACCAGAAAATCGATTTCGCCACCGGTGATCGCCAGCGGCAGCGCGAGGGGCGTGAAACTAGCGCAAGGACCAGTGAGAAGACCACAGCAATTGCAGCGTTCATGGCCCTCCCTGCAAGCGGATTTTGCCCAGCTCAGATCCCCAGAACGTGAATCGACACCGCCGCCGCTTCGCCGCGAACCATGCCGCCTCCATTCTCGGTTAGCCCCACCTTCGGATTCGAGACTTGCCGCTTCCCGGCTTCGCCGCGCAACTGCCAGAAGATCTCGCAGATTTGCGCCACTCCCGTCGCGCCTACCGGATGACCTTTGGCGAGCAGCCCGCCCGACGTATTCACCGGTATGCGGCCGGAAATTTCAGTGACGCCCTCGTCGATCATCTTCCCGCCCTCGCCGGGCTTGCACAGGCCGAGTTCCTCGTAGGTCATCAACTCGGCCGGCGCCGACGCATCATGCAATTCGATCACGTTAAGATCTTCGGGTCCGACCCCCGCCTTCTCGTAGGCCTGCTTCGCGACCCGCGGCACCACGCCCGGCTGGTCGGCGCCATGATCGCTTCCCGACGACAGCAGCGACGCGAGAACCTTGACCGGCTTGTTCGTAAAACGATGGGCGATCGAGGAAGCGCACAGAATCGTCGCGGCGGCGCCGTCACCGATGGGCGAGCACATCAGCCGCGTGAGCGGGTCGGCCACCATCGGCGAGCTCAAAATGTCCTCGAGGCTGTAGACCTCTTGATACTGCGCGTGCGGATTCAGACTGCCGTTGCGATGGTTCTTCACCGCGATGCGTCCGAACTGCTCGCGGGTAGTGCCGTAGCGCATCATGTGCGCGCGGGCGCCCGCCGCGTAAAAGTCCATGAACATCGAGCGCGATTCTCCCGCGCCCCCCGCCTTGCTGGGCGCCTCGCCGCGAGCTTCGCGCTCGGCCTGGAGCCGGGCCTGTTGCGCGTTCATGTCGGCAAGCAGTTGCTGCACCAATTCCACATCGACGGCGCCGCTGAATCCCGCGAACGTGCGCTTCTTATCCGCGTGGTAAAGCTTCTCCATGCCCAGCGCGAGCACCACGTCGTACATGCCCGAGGCGACATACAGCGCCGCCAGATGAAACGCCGTCGAGGAGCTGGCGCAGGCGTTTTCGCAGTTGACGATCGGGATGCCGCCGATGCCCATCTCGCGCAGCACGACTTGTCCGCGGATGCATTCCTGGCCGGTGATGAGCCCGGCGGCTGCGT harbors:
- a CDS encoding thiolase family protein codes for the protein MREVSIVGAGMVKFGKYLDTSMKVLARDAVNGALSSAGLEQKQIEAAVVGNAAAGLITGQECIRGQVVLREMGIGGIPIVNCENACASSSTAFHLAALYVASGMYDVVLALGMEKLYHADKKRTFAGFSGAVDVELVQQLLADMNAQQARLQAEREARGEAPSKAGGAGESRSMFMDFYAAGARAHMMRYGTTREQFGRIAVKNHRNGSLNPHAQYQEVYSLEDILSSPMVADPLTRLMCSPIGDGAAATILCASSIAHRFTNKPVKVLASLLSSGSDHGADQPGVVPRVAKQAYEKAGVGPEDLNVIELHDASAPAELMTYEELGLCKPGEGGKMIDEGVTEISGRIPVNTSGGLLAKGHPVGATGVAQICEIFWQLRGEAGKRQVSNPKVGLTENGGGMVRGEAAAVSIHVLGI